The Amaranthus tricolor cultivar Red isolate AtriRed21 chromosome 6, ASM2621246v1, whole genome shotgun sequence genome has a segment encoding these proteins:
- the LOC130815511 gene encoding serine/threonine-protein phosphatase 7 long form homolog, with protein sequence MQHEHRSTPLWDAQVSDAETLGTRHPDSVPWVIDDRIIPYLELTRLYDFHLVAYGRVDRAIITALVERWRQETHTFHLPLGEATITLLDVSLLTRLPIEGRAVCTGGRQLSGWRDMVHRILGERPPPEVIRGSGLRCTWLVQTFSQLPGDADEGTISRYAKAYILYLIGAVLFANKTSNQI encoded by the exons ATGCAGCATGAGCACAGGAGtactcctctttgggatgcGCAG GTGTCTGATGCGGAAACGCTGGGCACCAGGCATCCAGATTCTGTTCCATGGGTGATCGATGATAGGATCATCCCATACTTAGAGCTAACGAGGTTATACGACTTTCACCTCGTAGCATACGGCAGAGTTGACCGTGCCATTATCACGGCACTGGTCGAGAGATGGCGTCAGGAGACGCATACATTTCATCtccctctaggtgaggctaccatcacattGCTTGATGTATCCTTACTAACGCGGCTTCCCATAGAGGGACGTGCCGTTTGTACAGGCGGACGCCAGCTATCAGGCTGGCGTGACATGGTGCATCGCATTTTGGGAGAGCGCCCTCCACCGGAAGTGATTAGGGGGAGTGGTTTGCGATGCACATGGTTGGTTCAGACCTTCTCACAACTCCCCGGAGATGCTGATGAGGGCACCATTTCGAGGTACGCCAAGGCGTACATCCTATATTTGATAGGTGCTGTGTTGTTTGCCAATAAAACAAGCAACCAAATATAG